In one window of Micromonospora cathayae DNA:
- a CDS encoding condensation domain-containing protein, protein MIPLSYAQRRLWFLNRLEGPSSTYNAPVVLELAGVPDRAALTAAVADLVTRHEVLRTVFPSVDGEPVQRVLADPAIDVAVVDCPPDAADALVTEFTLGTFDIAAELPLRVRLFVTGPQRSVLVLLLHHVATDGASTGPLLRDLSTAYAARAAGTAPGWEPLPVQYADYTLWQQDLLGEETDPDSVLAQQLAWWRDTLADLPAVTDLPLDRPRPTEPTRRGGTVTGWLDAGTHRRLVEFTRTRRASMFMVVQAALAATLTRVGAGPDVPIGAPVAGRPDEALHDLVGFFVNTVVLRTDVSGDPAFVELVDRVRDADLAAYAHEEIPFDLVVERLNPARSLGHHPFFQVMLTVDTAPPAGLRIGELPATVRPAALDSAKFDLTVVATEVRDDDGAPAGVEVWFQHATDLFDEATARLLLEVLLRLLRAVAADPTAPVGTLDVLTDAERAGLAERRDRLARTTAPAAAGEPAAPTADGPLTAREEILCGLFAAALGVDRVGRHDNFFRTGGHSLLATKLVNRIRSVLGVEIGLRDLFLTPTVAGLDRRIGALTGGVRPPLTRTPRPDLLPLSYAQRRLWFLGEMGGASRIYNIPVVLRLDRPVDPAALTAAVGDLVARHEVLRTVYAAVDGEPFQVVLDRATPEVTVLDTTAADLPRVIDTTTGHVFDLGADLPVRVWLVRVDDGSQLLVVVVHHIASDGWSTGPLLRDLATAYAARTAGTAPTWTPLPVQYADYTLWQRHGFGTADDPDSLLGRQLTHWRSALDGIPQVLDLPTDRPRPAVSSHRGDVVPFTLDARTHAAVLRVARDTGATVFMVLQAAFAALLSRSGAGTDIPIGTVVAGRTDEALDEVVGFFVNTLVLRTDVSGDPSFAELVARVRDTDLAAYDHQDLPFERLVEALEPARSTAHHPLVQVTLVLQNTGAPQPVDSALAGTDVPFDTGTAKFDLTLAVREDHDGATPRGIRGVLEYATDLFDADTATRLADRLGRLLRAATADPDTPVTDLDLLTTDEHHRFRGRHQPPAPTGTVTDRIAAHAAAAPDAVALVDGTHRIRYADLDADANRLARHLTALGVRRGDTVGVLLAPGVALPVAALAALRVGAAYLPLDPDLADGALAAHAATVTLAALLTTTGQAGRLAGLPAGRTVLLDADRWRDRPGTAPPAAGGSGDPAVVLVTAGTRTPRAVTWSHRALRTAADRVDSPAGQVWLPWARPGTDRFTVALWTALTGGATCVLPASTGPDPDRLAELVTAHRVTTLCVPAGLFAVLVDDHPTTLVRLRQVVTDGDPGSAAHLARARHRYPQLRLVATHGGVESGPWALARPVDTPPAGTVVPLAVDGRHCHVLDGRLRPVPVGVPGELYLCGPGLADGYPNRPGATAATFRPDPCDPAGGRMVPTGDRASRAADGTLRLHPPTVTVRGLPVDPVLVAATLTGHPAVRRATVVVRGDDLLAYVVPAGATVDAAELRRHVTQRLPEHLVPTEVVALPTLPLDPDGRLDPAALPDPAEAAARACRRDPRESLLRDLFSEVLDGRPVGVDDNFFRVGGHSLLAVRLVNRIRAALSVEITIRDVFQAPTVAALAERLAATVTEAAAPARPTLRRRSRAGSGTR, encoded by the coding sequence GTGATCCCGTTGTCGTACGCGCAGCGGCGGCTGTGGTTCCTCAACCGCCTGGAAGGCCCGTCGTCGACGTACAACGCGCCGGTGGTGCTGGAACTGGCCGGGGTACCCGACCGGGCCGCGTTGACCGCCGCCGTCGCCGACCTGGTGACCCGGCACGAGGTGCTGCGCACCGTCTTCCCGTCGGTCGACGGCGAACCGGTGCAGCGGGTGCTGGCCGACCCGGCCATCGACGTGGCCGTGGTCGACTGCCCGCCGGACGCCGCCGACGCCCTGGTCACCGAGTTCACCCTCGGCACCTTCGACATCGCCGCCGAGCTGCCGCTGCGGGTCCGGCTGTTCGTCACCGGACCGCAGCGGTCGGTGCTGGTGCTGCTGCTGCACCACGTCGCCACCGACGGCGCGTCCACCGGCCCGCTGCTGCGCGACCTGTCCACCGCGTACGCGGCCCGCGCCGCCGGCACCGCCCCCGGCTGGGAGCCGCTGCCGGTGCAGTACGCCGACTACACCCTCTGGCAGCAGGACCTGCTGGGGGAGGAGACCGACCCGGACAGTGTCCTCGCCCAGCAGCTCGCCTGGTGGCGGGACACCCTCGCCGACCTGCCCGCCGTCACCGACCTGCCACTGGACCGGCCCCGCCCCACCGAACCGACCCGGCGCGGCGGCACCGTCACCGGCTGGCTGGACGCCGGCACGCACCGCCGGCTGGTCGAGTTCACCCGGACCCGGCGGGCCAGCATGTTCATGGTGGTGCAGGCCGCGCTGGCCGCCACCCTGACCCGGGTCGGCGCGGGCCCCGACGTGCCGATCGGCGCGCCGGTCGCCGGCCGGCCCGACGAGGCCCTGCACGACCTGGTCGGGTTCTTCGTCAACACGGTGGTGCTGCGCACCGACGTCTCCGGTGACCCGGCCTTCGTCGAGCTGGTCGACCGGGTCCGGGACGCCGACCTGGCCGCGTACGCCCACGAGGAGATCCCGTTCGACCTGGTCGTGGAGCGGCTGAACCCGGCCCGGTCGCTCGGCCACCACCCGTTCTTCCAGGTCATGCTCACCGTCGACACCGCACCGCCGGCCGGGCTGCGGATCGGTGAGCTGCCCGCCACCGTCCGCCCCGCCGCCCTCGACTCCGCCAAGTTCGACCTGACCGTCGTCGCCACCGAGGTCCGCGACGACGACGGCGCGCCGGCCGGGGTGGAGGTGTGGTTCCAGCACGCCACCGACCTGTTCGACGAGGCCACCGCCCGGCTGCTGCTGGAGGTGCTGCTGCGGCTGCTGCGGGCCGTCGCCGCCGACCCGACCGCCCCGGTCGGCACCCTCGACGTGCTCACCGACGCCGAACGCGCCGGCCTCGCCGAGCGCCGCGACCGGCTGGCCCGGACCACCGCGCCCGCCGCCGCCGGGGAACCGGCCGCCCCGACCGCCGACGGTCCGCTCACCGCCCGCGAGGAGATCCTCTGCGGACTCTTCGCCGCCGCGCTCGGCGTCGACCGGGTCGGCCGGCACGACAACTTCTTCCGTACCGGCGGCCACAGCCTGCTCGCCACCAAACTGGTCAACCGGATCCGGTCGGTGCTCGGCGTGGAGATCGGCCTGCGGGACCTGTTCCTCACCCCCACCGTCGCCGGCCTGGACCGCCGCATCGGCGCGCTGACCGGCGGCGTCCGGCCCCCGCTCACCCGGACACCCCGTCCCGACCTGCTGCCGCTGTCGTACGCGCAGCGACGGCTGTGGTTCCTGGGCGAGATGGGCGGCGCCAGCCGGATCTACAACATCCCGGTGGTGCTGCGTCTTGACCGGCCGGTCGACCCGGCCGCGCTGACCGCCGCCGTCGGTGACCTGGTCGCCCGGCACGAGGTGCTGCGCACCGTGTACGCCGCCGTCGACGGCGAACCCTTCCAGGTGGTGCTGGACCGGGCCACGCCCGAGGTGACCGTCCTGGACACCACCGCCGCCGACCTGCCCCGGGTGATCGACACCACCACCGGGCACGTGTTCGACCTCGGCGCGGACCTGCCGGTGCGGGTGTGGCTGGTCCGGGTGGACGACGGCAGCCAGCTCCTCGTGGTCGTGGTGCACCACATCGCCTCCGACGGCTGGTCCACCGGCCCGCTGCTGCGCGACCTGGCGACCGCGTACGCCGCCCGGACCGCCGGCACCGCCCCGACCTGGACGCCGTTGCCCGTCCAGTACGCCGACTACACGCTCTGGCAGCGGCACGGCTTCGGCACCGCCGACGACCCGGACAGCCTGCTCGGCCGGCAGCTCACCCACTGGCGGTCCGCCCTCGACGGCATCCCGCAGGTCCTCGACCTGCCCACCGACCGGCCCCGCCCGGCCGTGTCCAGCCACCGGGGCGACGTGGTGCCGTTCACCCTGGACGCCCGCACCCACGCCGCGGTGCTGCGGGTCGCCCGGGACACCGGCGCGACCGTGTTCATGGTGCTCCAGGCGGCGTTCGCGGCGCTGCTGTCCCGCTCCGGCGCGGGCACCGACATCCCGATCGGCACCGTGGTCGCCGGCCGCACCGACGAGGCCCTCGACGAGGTCGTCGGGTTCTTCGTCAACACGCTGGTGCTGCGTACCGACGTGTCCGGCGACCCCAGCTTCGCCGAACTGGTCGCCCGGGTCCGGGACACCGACCTGGCCGCGTACGACCACCAGGACCTGCCGTTCGAACGGCTCGTGGAGGCCCTCGAACCGGCCCGGTCCACCGCCCACCACCCGCTCGTCCAGGTCACCCTGGTGCTCCAGAACACCGGCGCGCCGCAGCCCGTCGACTCGGCCCTGGCCGGCACCGACGTGCCGTTCGACACTGGCACCGCCAAGTTCGACCTGACCCTGGCCGTCCGCGAGGACCACGACGGTGCCACCCCGCGCGGCATCCGGGGCGTCCTCGAGTACGCCACCGACCTGTTCGACGCCGACACCGCCACCCGGCTCGCCGACCGGCTCGGCCGGCTGCTGCGCGCCGCCACCGCCGACCCGGACACCCCGGTCACCGATCTGGACCTGCTCACCACCGACGAACACCACCGGTTCCGGGGACGCCACCAGCCGCCGGCACCCACCGGCACGGTCACCGACCGGATCGCCGCGCACGCCGCCGCCGCCCCGGACGCGGTCGCCCTGGTCGACGGCACGCACCGGATCCGGTACGCCGACCTGGACGCCGACGCCAACCGGCTGGCCCGGCACCTCACCGCGCTCGGCGTCCGCCGGGGCGACACCGTCGGCGTACTGCTGGCACCCGGTGTGGCCCTGCCGGTCGCGGCGCTCGCCGCGCTCCGCGTCGGTGCGGCGTACCTGCCGCTCGACCCGGACCTGGCCGACGGGGCCCTCGCCGCGCACGCCGCCACCGTCACCCTGGCCGCGCTGCTCACCACCACCGGGCAGGCCGGCCGGCTGGCCGGGCTGCCCGCGGGCCGGACCGTGCTGCTCGACGCCGACCGGTGGCGGGACCGGCCCGGCACCGCGCCGCCCGCCGCCGGTGGGTCCGGTGACCCGGCCGTCGTGCTGGTCACCGCCGGCACCCGGACGCCCCGGGCGGTCACCTGGTCGCACCGGGCGCTACGGACCGCCGCCGACCGGGTCGACAGCCCGGCCGGGCAGGTCTGGCTGCCCTGGGCCCGGCCCGGCACCGACCGGTTCACCGTCGCCCTGTGGACCGCGCTGACCGGCGGCGCCACCTGCGTGCTGCCGGCGTCCACCGGACCGGACCCGGACCGGCTGGCCGAGCTGGTCACCGCGCACCGGGTCACCACCCTCTGCGTACCGGCCGGGCTGTTCGCCGTGCTGGTCGACGACCACCCCACCACCCTGGTCCGGCTGCGCCAGGTGGTCACCGACGGCGACCCCGGCTCGGCCGCCCACCTGGCCCGCGCCCGCCACCGGTACCCGCAGCTGCGGCTGGTCGCCACCCACGGCGGCGTCGAGAGCGGACCGTGGGCGCTCGCCCGACCGGTCGACACCCCGCCGGCCGGAACGGTCGTGCCGCTGGCCGTCGACGGGCGGCACTGCCACGTCCTCGACGGGCGGCTGCGGCCGGTACCGGTCGGTGTGCCGGGCGAGCTGTACCTGTGCGGCCCCGGCCTGGCCGACGGGTACCCGAACCGGCCCGGGGCCACCGCCGCCACCTTCCGGCCCGACCCGTGCGACCCGGCCGGCGGCCGGATGGTGCCCACCGGCGACCGGGCGAGCCGGGCCGCCGACGGCACCCTGCGGCTGCACCCGCCCACGGTCACCGTGCGGGGCCTGCCGGTCGACCCGGTCCTGGTCGCCGCGACCCTGACCGGGCACCCGGCGGTCCGCCGGGCCACCGTGGTCGTCCGGGGTGACGACCTGCTGGCGTACGTGGTGCCGGCCGGGGCCACGGTGGACGCCGCCGAGCTGC
- a CDS encoding non-ribosomal peptide synthetase, translated as MTSAVVETPVAATAGRDLLDRFAGAPADRVAVVSGDTTVTFAELRDRAARIAAALTARGVGPESVVALCLPRGVDLVAALLGTLTAGAAYLPVDPKLPAERRRYLVTDAGVDLLVVADPAADPVADPDAAPLADDVPQTTVAALAARPAVDGYRPVPVTPDTLAYVIYTSGSTGRPKGVEISRGAAAGLLAELESTGIVRDRAGVVGWNASPSFDASVQQWVRICRGDTIVMLDEQTRTDPALLAALVEERALTDLDITPSHADPLLAHLADSTRAAEGRPLTLIVGGEAISPTLWRRLAELVDAGVLRAVNVYGPTECTVDATAGWITGDLAPHIGTVLPGLALRLLDDTLTPVAPGEVGDLYLAGSRVGRGYRRRPGLTAERFVADPDATDGRRMYRTGDLCRQLPDGRLEFVGRADGQVKVRGHRIELGEIEAVLAGHPGVAEVAVVVRPDASGEATLVAYHRATGPVDPAALRERAAAQLPTYMVPGAFVALDRFPLTNSGKLDRAALPEPTAAAVPVTEVRERPTGRVEELIAAVWSHVLGAPAISADDNFFKLGGHSLLAIKLVARVRAELGLSLPVRAVYENPKLRDLARAIESRLESSAPA; from the coding sequence ATGACCAGCGCCGTCGTGGAAACCCCCGTCGCGGCCACCGCCGGCCGGGACCTGCTGGACCGGTTCGCGGGGGCCCCCGCCGACCGGGTCGCCGTGGTCTCCGGCGACACCACCGTCACCTTCGCCGAGCTGCGGGACCGGGCCGCCCGGATCGCCGCCGCCCTCACCGCCCGGGGCGTCGGCCCCGAGTCGGTGGTGGCGCTCTGCCTGCCGCGCGGCGTCGACCTGGTCGCCGCCCTGCTCGGCACGCTCACCGCCGGGGCCGCCTACCTGCCGGTCGACCCGAAGCTGCCCGCCGAGCGGCGGCGGTACCTGGTCACCGACGCGGGCGTGGACCTGCTGGTGGTCGCCGACCCGGCCGCCGACCCCGTCGCCGACCCGGACGCCGCACCGCTGGCCGACGACGTACCGCAGACCACCGTGGCCGCGCTCGCCGCCCGGCCGGCGGTCGACGGGTACCGGCCGGTGCCGGTCACCCCGGACACCCTCGCCTACGTCATCTACACCTCCGGTTCCACCGGCCGCCCCAAGGGCGTCGAGATCAGCCGGGGCGCGGCAGCCGGCCTGCTGGCCGAACTGGAGTCCACCGGCATCGTCCGGGACCGGGCCGGCGTGGTCGGCTGGAACGCCTCCCCGTCGTTCGACGCGTCCGTGCAGCAGTGGGTACGGATCTGCCGGGGCGACACCATCGTCATGCTCGACGAGCAGACCCGCACCGACCCGGCGCTGCTCGCCGCGCTGGTCGAGGAGCGGGCGCTGACCGACCTGGACATCACCCCGTCGCACGCCGACCCGCTGCTGGCGCACCTGGCCGACTCCACCCGGGCCGCCGAGGGCCGACCGCTGACCCTGATCGTCGGCGGCGAGGCGATCAGCCCGACCCTGTGGCGGCGGCTCGCCGAGCTGGTCGACGCCGGGGTGCTGCGGGCGGTCAACGTGTACGGCCCCACCGAGTGCACCGTCGACGCCACCGCCGGCTGGATCACCGGCGACCTGGCCCCGCACATCGGCACCGTGCTGCCCGGACTCGCCCTGCGGCTGCTCGACGACACCCTCACCCCGGTCGCCCCCGGCGAGGTCGGTGACCTGTACCTGGCCGGCTCCCGGGTGGGGCGCGGCTACCGCCGACGTCCCGGGCTGACCGCGGAGCGGTTCGTCGCCGACCCGGACGCCACCGACGGGCGACGCATGTACCGCACCGGAGACCTGTGCCGGCAACTGCCCGACGGGCGGCTGGAGTTCGTCGGCCGCGCCGACGGCCAGGTCAAGGTACGCGGCCACCGGATCGAACTGGGCGAGATCGAGGCCGTGCTGGCCGGGCACCCGGGCGTCGCCGAGGTCGCCGTCGTGGTCCGTCCGGACGCCTCCGGGGAGGCGACCCTGGTCGCGTACCACCGGGCCACCGGACCGGTCGACCCGGCGGCGCTGCGCGAGCGGGCGGCGGCGCAGCTGCCCACGTACATGGTGCCCGGCGCGTTCGTCGCGTTGGACCGGTTCCCGCTGACCAACAGCGGCAAGCTGGACCGGGCCGCGCTGCCCGAGCCGACCGCCGCCGCCGTGCCGGTCACCGAGGTCCGCGAGCGGCCCACCGGGCGGGTCGAGGAACTCATCGCCGCGGTCTGGTCACACGTGCTCGGCGCGCCCGCGATCAGCGCCGACGACAACTTCTTCAAGCTGGGCGGTCACTCGCTGCTGGCCATCAAGCTGGTCGCCAGGGTCCGGGCCGAACTGGGCCTGAGCCTGCCGGTCCGGGCCGTCTACGAGAACCCGAAGCTGCGTGACCTGGCCCGCGCCATCGAGTCCCGACTGGAGTCGTCGGCCCCGGCCTGA
- a CDS encoding TauD/TfdA family dioxygenase → MSPTLQAETTTATLDVRHEPGKPAILVTPPLATMDEAVDWATAHRTAIRAELLRSGSLFVRGLGIADTADFARIRDVLMPQPTSYREKATPRTDFGAGVFSSTDLPAIQPIRLHNENSYTLDFPGTLMFGCLIAPETGGATTVGDMREALRRIPADLRDRFATYGWLLVRNFSELAGLPWQTSFATEDPAAVEAYCRANVIGYEWLAEGELRTRQRRSAIVTHPVSGERSWFNHYAFWNRHSLDADVRDVLLDTYGDDGLPFDTYLGDGTPLTAEEVATINRVYDEVTVRETWQAGDVMLVDNIACAHGREAFTGARKIVVAMGDEVALADCQPQTAPSATPYGK, encoded by the coding sequence ATGTCACCCACACTCCAGGCGGAGACCACCACCGCCACGCTCGACGTCCGGCACGAGCCGGGCAAACCCGCCATCCTCGTCACGCCGCCGCTGGCCACCATGGACGAGGCGGTCGACTGGGCCACCGCCCACCGCACCGCCATCCGGGCCGAACTGCTCCGCTCCGGCAGCCTGTTCGTCCGGGGCCTGGGCATCGCCGACACCGCCGACTTCGCCCGGATCCGCGACGTGCTGATGCCGCAGCCCACCAGCTACCGGGAGAAGGCCACCCCGCGTACCGACTTCGGCGCGGGCGTGTTCTCGTCCACCGACCTGCCCGCCATCCAGCCGATCCGGCTGCACAACGAGAACAGCTACACCCTCGACTTCCCCGGCACCCTGATGTTCGGCTGCCTGATCGCCCCGGAGACCGGCGGCGCGACCACCGTCGGCGACATGCGCGAGGCGCTCCGTCGTATCCCCGCCGATCTGCGCGACCGGTTCGCCACCTACGGCTGGCTGCTGGTCCGCAACTTCTCCGAACTGGCCGGGCTGCCCTGGCAGACCAGCTTCGCCACCGAGGACCCGGCCGCCGTCGAGGCGTACTGCCGGGCCAACGTCATCGGGTACGAGTGGCTGGCCGAGGGGGAGCTGCGGACCCGGCAGCGCCGCTCGGCGATCGTCACCCACCCGGTCAGCGGCGAACGGAGCTGGTTCAACCACTACGCCTTCTGGAACCGGCACTCCCTCGACGCCGACGTCCGCGACGTGCTGCTGGACACGTACGGCGACGACGGCCTGCCGTTCGACACGTACCTCGGGGACGGCACGCCGCTCACCGCCGAGGAGGTCGCCACCATCAACCGGGTGTACGACGAGGTGACCGTCCGGGAGACCTGGCAGGCCGGCGACGTGATGCTGGTCGACAACATCGCCTGCGCGCACGGCCGGGAGGCGTTCACCGGCGCCCGGAAGATCGTGGTGGCGATGGGCGACGAGGTGGCGTTGGCCGACTGCCAGCCGCAGACCGCCCCCTCGGCCACCCCGTACGGGAAGTGA
- a CDS encoding thioesterase II family protein yields the protein MDPARDPNAGSATPDRYPSPAPDDVVWVLDGDATPRTALLVLPHAGGNAHAYAPWRDLLPADVRLLIGQYPGRGARFSEPLPETMADLVDPILACLPADTDDLVVLGHSMGSLVAYEVTRALTAAGRPPRALVASACRAPFLPNPSKVYPDQLDDDALVDAITSRGGTDDGILDEPELRELVLPSIRADFAIDDAYQAAPAAPLACPVTVVGGTVDPVVPAGALDRWADVTTGPVTTRVMPGGHFYFQDQLDDFLSIVTGVLDGDTVRAEAA from the coding sequence GTGGACCCTGCCCGCGACCCGAACGCCGGCTCGGCAACGCCGGACCGGTACCCGTCGCCCGCCCCCGACGACGTCGTGTGGGTGCTCGACGGTGACGCCACCCCCCGTACCGCGCTGCTGGTGCTGCCGCACGCCGGTGGCAACGCGCACGCCTACGCCCCGTGGCGGGACCTGCTCCCCGCCGACGTGCGGCTGCTGATCGGCCAGTACCCGGGCCGGGGGGCCCGGTTCAGCGAGCCGCTGCCGGAGACCATGGCCGACCTGGTCGACCCGATCCTGGCCTGCCTGCCCGCCGACACCGACGACCTGGTGGTGCTCGGGCACAGCATGGGCTCCCTGGTCGCGTACGAGGTGACCCGCGCGCTGACCGCCGCCGGCCGCCCGCCGCGCGCCCTGGTCGCGTCGGCCTGCCGGGCGCCGTTCCTGCCCAACCCCAGCAAGGTGTACCCGGACCAGCTCGACGACGACGCCCTGGTCGACGCGATCACGTCGCGCGGCGGCACCGACGACGGCATCCTCGACGAGCCGGAGCTGCGGGAACTCGTCCTCCCGTCGATCCGCGCCGACTTCGCCATCGACGACGCGTACCAGGCGGCCCCGGCCGCGCCGCTGGCCTGCCCGGTGACCGTGGTCGGCGGCACCGTCGACCCGGTGGTGCCGGCCGGGGCGCTGGACCGCTGGGCCGACGTCACCACCGGCCCGGTCACCACCCGCGTCATGCCCGGCGGCCACTTCTACTTCCAGGACCAGCTGGACGACTTCCTGTCCATCGTCACCGGGGTCCTCGACGGCGACACCGTCCGGGCCGAAGCCGCCTGA